The nucleotide sequence CACGTCGCCGACGTAGAGCGTACCGGGGTTGCCGTCAGCCGGGTTGGTGCTGCCGGTGCCGGGCTTGCGCGTCATCCGAAACGGGTTGCGGAAGCCCAGCGCCCACACCTTGGAGCGGGGCGCCTGCGGATCGGCCGCAACATAGTAGGGGTTGCTGGGCACGCCGGCCCCGGTTTCGGGGTCGAGGCGCAGAATCTTGCCGTTCAAACAGTCGATGGCCTGCGCCCGGAAGGCGCCCACGTTGTCTTTGCTGGTCATCATGCCATCGGCCAGGGCCTGGGCGTAATAGGTGTTGGGGTTGCTGCCATAGTCGTTGTCGGAGCCGTGGGCGCCGTCGCCTACCGACGCCAGCAGCGTACCATCGGCCCCGAAAACCAGGCTTCCGGCGCTGTGGCTGCGCTCCAGGCAGATGACGCCCGTTGATTTGGTGGCCCCCAGCAGAATCTTGCGGCTGGCTAGGTTCACGCTGTACTGGGTGCCGCTACGCGTGGCTGTGTAGCGCGTGAGCCGGCTGATACTGGCGCTGAAATAATCGTTGGCCGTGGCGCTATAAGCCGGCGTCCCGAAGTTCATCAGATAATGCCGATCAACGAGGTAGAACAGGTAGAAATAGCCGTTGGTCTCGAACTGTGGGTGCAGCGCAAAGCCCAGCAGGCCGTGGTCGTTCCAGGCCCCTACTTCCGGGCTGATATCTAGCAGCAGCGCCCGCTGGCCGTTGTTGACCACCCATACCTTGCCCCCTCGCTCCCACACAAACATGTGGCTGCCGCTGGCATTGAACGTAAGCCCAACGGCCTCATTCCACTGATCGGAAACAAGCGTGGAGACGAAGCCCGCAGGCGGCGCCTGTGCACGCACCGGCGGCACCAAGGCCAGGAGCAGCAGGCATAGCAGTAGGTAGAGAAACTTGCGCATGGTAGCAGAAAAGTGATTTGGGCGTAGCATAGCCAGCAGACGGCTACAGGCAGACGACACAGCAGATGTGCACAGAGCAGAAACTCAGACCGGCGGGCAGACAGGCGCACAACTGACAGGCGCTGCTGCGCGGAGCCAATCGGCACTGATGGCCTGGGACTAAAACGGTGGAAAAAGCGCTGTTCGGGGCGAAGCAGCTAGAACCGGCAGGTGAGCGGTGCTGGCTAGCTTGAATGAAGGACAACCACTGCACAGCAGGTGGCAGCTCATAGGATGGTGTAATTCTATCACGCACAAACCGCCTATAGCGGCTTGCCTACCGGAATATCCCCACGGTACTTCCGGCCAACTCAACAATTCTCAGCACGCTGGCTGCAACTACGAGACAGATGAAATTTACAATAATTATTCAAATAAATAATATGATTTAATGAATATTAAATCATCAAAAATACTCTTCCCACATATTCATGTGGCTTTTTAGTCAACTCAAAATGCCAGTCTACTTGGCGCTGTGGCTGGTGCGGCTGCCTTGCTCTGTCGCAGATCAGTAGAATAGGAAACCAGCACGCTATTCTTTTTTGGCAGAATCCGCGCTACCCTTGGCCGGCTAAAGGCGTCGCTCTTTTACTTCTGAATTCTGGCAGTAACCTGCACCGAGGACTGAAAAATAGGGTGAATCTATCATTGATATAAAGTCAAAAAAACACTGCTCTTTACTGTGTTTTCACACATTTAGGCCGCTGAATGATATCTGGCATAAAGTCTAAAAACTATGAAGGATGGTTAGGCTATATGTGAGCAGCACGGCACCTTTCCAACGTCATGCAGCCACTCACCCAGATTTCCGCTTCTGCCGTACCCGGTCTCATCGCCCGACCGGGCACCGGTGCCCACCGTCGCCCGGCAGCGCCGGCCCCGGTAAGCCCCGAAATCAACTACGCGAGCCTTATTCTGGCGCAGCTGCGGCGCCATCCGGCCCAGCCGTGCCTAGTGTGGCCTGCCGCCGATGGTAGCACCAGCCAACACACCAGCCACGACCTGCTGCAACGCATTGCAACCCACCGGCAACAACTGCTGGCGGCGGGCGTGCGGCCCGGCCACTCCGTGCTGCTGGCCTTGCCTGTTAGCGCAGAGCTGATTGCGGGTTTGCTAGCCGTGCAGGCGCTGGGCGCCGTGCCGGTGCTGCCCCCCGCCGGGGCTTCTGCATGGCAGCTGCTGCAGCTTACGCGCTGCCTAGGCATCCGGGCGGTACTGACCGGCCCTGCTGCTTCGCCTCTGGTCCGGCTGGCGGCCGGGCTGTGCGGTGTGCAGCTGCTGGCGGCAGTAGATAGGCCGCTGGCCGCTGCTGTTGAGGGCTGGGAAGCCTGGCCGGTACCGGCGCAGCAGCCGGCGCTGGTGTCGCATAGCTCCGGCTCCACGGGGCAGCCCAAGGCCATCCGGCGCAGCCACGCAGTGCTGCAGGCCCAGCACGCGGCTATCAAGGCCGCGTTTCCGCCGTGGCAGGGGCAGCGCGACTTCCCGCTGTTTCCGAACGTGCTGCTGCACAACCTGGCGGCGGGCGTGGTAAGCGTACTGCCCGCCGTGCCCTGGCACAACCTGCGGCAACTCAACCCGGCCCGGATTGTAGAGCAGCTGCAAACAGAACAGATCCAGACCCTGACCGGTAACGTGGCCTACTTCACCGCTTTGCTTGCGCACCTGCAGCAGCAACCGGTTGCGCTGCCTCACGTGGTGGCCGTGGGCGTGGGTGGCTCACCGGTGCCGGAGCCGCTGGCGCAGCAGCTGCGGCAGGCGTTCGGGCAGGCGGCGGTGCACATCATTTACGGCTCATCGGAGGCCGAGCCCATTGCCGTGCGGCAGGTGACCGACGACGTGCCCGACCCACTGGCCGGATACTGCGTGGGCCCCATTCAGGCTGGGCTGGAATGGCGTTTTGAGTTGCTGGGCGTGCTGCAGGGCCGCGCCACGCCCGGCCAGCCGGTGGGCGAGCTGTGGGTGCGGGGCGCGCACGTGGCCGCCCCGTCCGGCGAGTGGCTCCGTACCGGCGACTACGGCTACGTGGCCGATGGCCTACTCTACCTCACCGGCCGTCAGGGCAACGAGCAACTGCACCACGGCGTGCAGCACTACCAATTGGAGCACCTGCTCTACCACCTGCCCGGCGTGGAGCGCGCCGCCGCTCGCGCCGACGCCGCGGGCTTCACGGTGTTCGTGCAGGGCACCGTACCGCCCGCAAGCGTAGCCCAACTGCTGGCCGAGCAATTTCCGCAGGTGCCGGTGCTGGGCATTCAGGCGCGGGCCACGCTGCCCATAGACGCGCGCCATCATTCCAAAATTCTCTACTCTCAACTTCGCTAGCTATGGAATCCGAGTTCTACAAAGTGGCGCTGGACCGCCTGCTCTATTCGCTGGTGTGGGAAGACAGCCGTACTCTCTACGGCGCCCTCACCCTGCAGCCCACCGACCACGTGCTGGTTATAGCCTCGGCGGGCTGCAACGTGCTCAATGCGCTGCTCAAGAACCCGCGCCACGTCACGGCCATCGACCTGAATCCGGTGCAGCTACAGCTGCTGCGCCTGAAGCTGCACGTCATCCGGCACCACGAGCACGCGGTGCTGCGCGGCCTGCTGGGGCTGGCCGGACCAGCGGCCGTGGCGGCAGCCTGGCAAACGGTGGCGCCCACGCTGACGGCTGCCGAGCATGGCTACTGGGCCTCGTTTTTCGAGAGCCATCCGGCCGGGATTCTCACGGCGGGGCGGCTGGAAAGCTACGTCACGGGCTTTCTGCCGACGCTGGCTCCCACCCTGCAGGCCCACCTGCGGCAGCTGCTGGAGTTTGATACGGTGGCTGAGCAGGCCGCCTACTTTGAGGCTACTCTGGCCAGTTCGGAGTTTCCGGCGCGGTTCACAGCGTATTTCGATGAGGCAAACCTGAGCAAGGGCCGCGACCCGCGCCTGTTTCGGTACGCGGCCGAGTCGGGCGGCGAGGCCTTTTACAGCCGCCTGCGCGACACGCTGCGCACCGAGCTGATGCGCGACAATTTCTTTCTGCGGTTCTTCTTCTTCGGACCCGAAAACCTGCCCTGCGCCATCCTGCCGCCCTGCTACCAGCGCCGCAACTACGCGCTGCTGCGCCGGCAGCTGCCCAAGCTCACGTTGGCAGCAGGTGAGGCTGTGGACTACCTGCGTAGCGCGGCGGGCCAGCACATCAACAAAGCCAGCCTGTCTAACATCTTCGAGTATACCAGCCCGGCCGAGTTCCAGCGGACCACGCAGGCGCTGTTTGCGAACAGCCGGCCGCTGCGGGTGGTATACTGGAACCTGCTGCTCGACCAGGGCGCCGACAACGCTCCGGGTGCGGAACCGCTGCCAGTAGCCACGGCAGTTTCTGAGCGGTTGTCGCAGCAGGAGGCCTGCTTCTACTTCCGCAACGTGCGCGTGCTCGACTCGCGCCAGATCTGCGCCGCTGCTTCTTCTGCCACACCTTCTTTCCTCGCTGACTGTGCCTGATACCACCACCCTCGACCTGGTGAGCCCGGCGTTTCTGGAAGAAATGCTGCGCGCCCACGCCCCCAATTCCGCCCACAAAGTGCTGGCCGTGGATCCCCTGCCGCTCGACAACTCCGCCAGTATTCTGGTGACGCTCACGGCGGGCCAGAGCGCCCGTCCCATCGGGCACTTCGGGCTGGCCGTGACGTTGGAAGAAGCCGGCCGGCCGCCCACGACCCATCATCTGGTGCTCAAGGTGAAGCCCCACGGCGGCGAAATATCCAGCATGCTGGCCGGGCTGGCTGGTTTGTGCGGCGGCGAGCTGGCTGCGGTGTACTCAGCCTTTGCCGAGCGCACCGGCTTCCAGCACACCCACCAGCGCGAGCTGGCCGTGTATGAGCACGCCGCGCCCGGCCTGATGCCGCGCATTTGGGGCACGCACGCCGACAAGGCAACCGGCCTTTACTGCGTGCTGATGGAGTATCTGGAAGACGTGACGCTGCTCAACTCGGTGCAGACGCCCGCCGCCTGGACCAACCACCATATCCGGACGGCGCTGGCACAGCTGGCCGCCTGGCACGCCTGCCACCTGCTGCCGCCCGGTTTTGCCGCGCCCGCCTGGCCCGACCTGCCCACCGGCGCCTACATGCAGGAGCTGGCCCCGCTCTGGACAGCACTGCTCCACAACGCCGCGCCCCGCTTCCCGGAGTTGTTCGGGGTCCAGCGTACGGCACAGCTACAGGCCGCCATCCAGCAGATTCCGCAGCGCAAGGCCTGGCTGGATGCGCGGCCCCGCACGCTCATCCACAACGACCTGAACCCGCGCAACACCTGCTTCCGGGGCGCCGGGGCCAGCCTGCAGCTCTCCGCCTACGACTGGGAGCTGGCCACTTACCACGTGCCGGTGTACGATGCCGTAGAGCTGCTCTGCTTCGTACTCGATACCGACCGCTACCACCTGCGCCCCGCCTATCTGGAGCACTACCGCCACACCCTGCACGCCCTCACCGGCCGCTACGCCGACCCAGCCGCCTTCCGCCGGGAAACCCACTACGCCGCCCTCGATTTCGGTTTGCACCGTCTGGGCATGTACCTGATGGCACATTCCGTGGGGCCCTACCCCTTCCTGCCCCGCGTGGTCGAGAGCTTCTTCGATACGCTAACCCAGACGGTGCCCACTGAAAACACCGCACCTGCCGCTATTGCCTCACACATTGCTTAAAACCTGTTTGCCTGAACTGCGGAAGCTGTCAGTGCGATGTAGAGACGCCATATTTTGCGTCTCGTCGTTGCTGATGTTTTT is from Hymenobacter yonginensis and encodes:
- a CDS encoding AMP-binding protein, translating into MQPLTQISASAVPGLIARPGTGAHRRPAAPAPVSPEINYASLILAQLRRHPAQPCLVWPAADGSTSQHTSHDLLQRIATHRQQLLAAGVRPGHSVLLALPVSAELIAGLLAVQALGAVPVLPPAGASAWQLLQLTRCLGIRAVLTGPAASPLVRLAAGLCGVQLLAAVDRPLAAAVEGWEAWPVPAQQPALVSHSSGSTGQPKAIRRSHAVLQAQHAAIKAAFPPWQGQRDFPLFPNVLLHNLAAGVVSVLPAVPWHNLRQLNPARIVEQLQTEQIQTLTGNVAYFTALLAHLQQQPVALPHVVAVGVGGSPVPEPLAQQLRQAFGQAAVHIIYGSSEAEPIAVRQVTDDVPDPLAGYCVGPIQAGLEWRFELLGVLQGRATPGQPVGELWVRGAHVAAPSGEWLRTGDYGYVADGLLYLTGRQGNEQLHHGVQHYQLEHLLYHLPGVERAAARADAAGFTVFVQGTVPPASVAQLLAEQFPQVPVLGIQARATLPIDARHHSKILYSQLR
- a CDS encoding DUF3419 family protein, with the protein product MESEFYKVALDRLLYSLVWEDSRTLYGALTLQPTDHVLVIASAGCNVLNALLKNPRHVTAIDLNPVQLQLLRLKLHVIRHHEHAVLRGLLGLAGPAAVAAAWQTVAPTLTAAEHGYWASFFESHPAGILTAGRLESYVTGFLPTLAPTLQAHLRQLLEFDTVAEQAAYFEATLASSEFPARFTAYFDEANLSKGRDPRLFRYAAESGGEAFYSRLRDTLRTELMRDNFFLRFFFFGPENLPCAILPPCYQRRNYALLRRQLPKLTLAAGEAVDYLRSAAGQHINKASLSNIFEYTSPAEFQRTTQALFANSRPLRVVYWNLLLDQGADNAPGAEPLPVATAVSERLSQQEACFYFRNVRVLDSRQICAAASSATPSFLADCA
- a CDS encoding aminoglycoside phosphotransferase family protein: MPDTTTLDLVSPAFLEEMLRAHAPNSAHKVLAVDPLPLDNSASILVTLTAGQSARPIGHFGLAVTLEEAGRPPTTHHLVLKVKPHGGEISSMLAGLAGLCGGELAAVYSAFAERTGFQHTHQRELAVYEHAAPGLMPRIWGTHADKATGLYCVLMEYLEDVTLLNSVQTPAAWTNHHIRTALAQLAAWHACHLLPPGFAAPAWPDLPTGAYMQELAPLWTALLHNAAPRFPELFGVQRTAQLQAAIQQIPQRKAWLDARPRTLIHNDLNPRNTCFRGAGASLQLSAYDWELATYHVPVYDAVELLCFVLDTDRYHLRPAYLEHYRHTLHALTGRYADPAAFRRETHYAALDFGLHRLGMYLMAHSVGPYPFLPRVVESFFDTLTQTVPTENTAPAAIASHIA